The Bacteroidota bacterium genome includes a region encoding these proteins:
- a CDS encoding ABC transporter permease codes for MKTIYHIIVKEFIQFRRDKRMLALSFMAPILQLILLGYAATTDVKDVPMAVYNQDKSVASRELINQFVHSGYFVIQKDVNSLSEIDHEIEFGNVWMALVIPPDFSSNLLARKTASIQILTDGSDANSANISLGYASQIINTYSTSILADIQKHIPQINRPARLQPEIRVWYNPDLKSRNFMVPGVLATVLMIITMTLTSLGIVKEKEIGTLEQLMVTPIKPYQLIIGKLLPFAIIGMIDVVLVLIVTRFWFAVPLQGSVALLFALSGLFILTTLGLGLFISTISKTQQQAMMTAQFFIFLPFIYLSGFTFPVENMPQAIQYLTAIIPLKYFIVIIRGIFLKGTGIAELWPQALALWIFGIVILTLSVMRFKTKLS; via the coding sequence ATGAAAACAATTTATCATATCATCGTAAAAGAGTTCATTCAATTTCGACGCGACAAACGTATGCTGGCTCTTTCGTTCATGGCGCCAATTCTACAATTGATTTTGCTCGGTTATGCCGCTACAACGGATGTGAAAGATGTTCCGATGGCGGTTTATAATCAGGATAAATCTGTTGCAAGCCGTGAATTGATCAATCAGTTTGTTCATTCGGGATATTTCGTCATTCAGAAAGATGTAAACTCGCTCAGTGAAATTGACCATGAGATAGAATTTGGAAATGTATGGATGGCTTTAGTTATCCCGCCCGATTTTTCAAGTAATCTGCTGGCGCGTAAAACAGCTTCTATCCAGATTCTAACGGATGGGAGCGATGCCAATTCGGCGAATATCAGTCTCGGTTATGCATCTCAAATTATCAATACGTATTCAACATCGATTCTTGCAGATATCCAAAAGCATATTCCGCAAATTAATCGTCCTGCAAGATTACAACCTGAAATCAGAGTTTGGTATAACCCTGATTTAAAAAGTCGGAATTTTATGGTGCCGGGTGTGCTTGCTACAGTGTTGATGATCATAACTATGACTTTGACTTCACTCGGAATCGTTAAGGAAAAAGAAATCGGAACACTTGAACAGCTAATGGTAACTCCGATAAAACCGTATCAACTCATCATCGGTAAGTTATTGCCGTTTGCCATCATCGGTATGATTGATGTTGTTCTTGTTCTAATTGTTACCCGCTTCTGGTTTGCAGTGCCTCTGCAAGGTAGTGTAGCTCTTCTTTTCGCATTGAGTGGTTTATTTATTTTAACAACGTTAGGTTTGGGGCTTTTTATATCAACCATATCCAAGACGCAACAGCAAGCGATGATGACGGCGCAGTTTTTTATTTTCCTGCCGTTTATTTATCTGTCGGGATTTACATTTCCGGTTGAGAATATGCCGCAAGCGATTCAATATCTCACAGCCATAATTCCACTGAAGTACTTTATTGTTATAATTCGGGGAATCTTTTTGAAGGGTACAGGCATAGCGGAGTTATGGCCCCAGGCGCTTGCGCTCTGGATTTTTGGTATCGTAATTCTAACGCTCAGTGTCATGCGATTTAAAACGAAATTAAGTTGA
- a CDS encoding ABC transporter permease, protein MTFKRIRPIIIKEFRQIRRDKRSLGVLLVFPAFLVLLIGYALNFDVKHISVAVFDQDKTQSSREFVRSFSNSEYFDFNYSVQSYDEIDKLLDEGKVLVVFVIPTNFSEELLAGRDAKLQILVDGSNSNTATTAIGYSNAIVQAYSMRIALETLARSGKELYVPIDLHPKVWYNPELISAKFLVPGLIGFILMLSSVVSTSLSVVREKERGTMDQMMVSPLKTGEIILGKTISYLIIALVASVLVLLIGYFFFDISIRGSIIWLYVGIFIFLLAALGQGLLISAISHTQQVAFIISVFSTLLPALILSGFVFPIRSMPIALQIISNVTPPKFFLIVIRDVILKGVGPAAFWEQLVYMAIFAAITLSLSTRLLLKKAN, encoded by the coding sequence ATGACATTCAAACGTATTCGACCAATCATCATCAAAGAATTTCGACAGATACGCCGTGACAAACGTTCGCTTGGTGTTCTGCTCGTGTTTCCGGCATTCTTAGTTCTTCTTATCGGTTATGCGCTCAATTTCGATGTAAAGCATATCTCTGTGGCAGTATTCGATCAGGATAAAACGCAATCGAGTCGCGAATTTGTTCGCAGCTTCTCAAACTCCGAATATTTCGATTTTAACTACTCTGTCCAGAGCTACGATGAGATTGATAAGTTGCTCGACGAAGGAAAAGTACTTGTTGTTTTTGTGATACCGACAAATTTCTCCGAAGAATTGCTCGCGGGGAGAGATGCAAAATTGCAGATTCTTGTAGATGGATCGAATTCAAACACAGCTACAACCGCAATCGGTTACAGTAATGCGATTGTTCAAGCATACTCCATGCGGATAGCCCTTGAAACATTAGCTCGGAGCGGAAAGGAATTGTACGTACCCATCGATTTACATCCAAAGGTTTGGTACAATCCCGAACTCATCAGTGCGAAATTTTTAGTCCCCGGTCTCATCGGATTTATTCTTATGCTAAGCTCCGTCGTCTCCACTTCACTTTCAGTTGTACGCGAGAAAGAGCGTGGAACGATGGATCAGATGATGGTGTCGCCTTTAAAAACAGGTGAGATCATTTTAGGAAAGACAATCTCGTATCTCATTATTGCGCTTGTTGCCTCTGTGCTTGTTCTCCTTATAGGATATTTTTTCTTCGATATTTCTATCCGGGGTAGTATTATTTGGCTGTATGTTGGTATTTTCATTTTCCTGCTTGCAGCGCTTGGGCAGGGACTGTTAATCTCAGCAATTTCACATACACAACAGGTGGCGTTTATCATCTCGGTCTTCTCAACCTTATTGCCGGCATTGATTTTATCAGGGTTTGTGTTTCCAATCCGCAGCATGCCAATCGCACTTCAGATCATTTCTAATGTAACACCTCCCAAATTTTTCCTCATCGTTATCCGTGATGTTATACTCAAAGGTGTTGGACCGGCAGCGTTTTGGGAACAATTAGTTTACATGGCGATATTCGCAGCCATAACACTTAGCTTGAGCACACGATTACTTTTAAAGAAGGCAAATTAA
- a CDS encoding ABC transporter ATP-binding protein — protein sequence MQQENKIPEYAIEVTELSKKFGSFTAVDRVSFNVKYGEIFGFLGANGAGKSTTIRMLIGILEPTSGKGEVGGFDVKTQTDLLKKNIGYMSQKFSLYEDMTVEENIHFYGGVYGLSKEKVKERKKWVLEMAGLQGRDKSLTKTLSGGWKQRLALGCAILHEPKILFLDEPTSGVDPVSRRNFWDLINELSSQGVTILVTTHYLDEAEYCNNIILINAGRLIAQGSPKELKTEHITYPILEVETDNVVAALELLRTQPWVVEISVFGTYLHVGVADLEEGKSLIQSILDAKGIQVKRIERIVPSLEDVFLHLLEQDMKKVAA from the coding sequence ATGCAACAAGAAAATAAAATACCGGAATACGCAATAGAGGTTACAGAGTTAAGTAAAAAATTCGGTTCATTCACTGCCGTTGATCGGGTGAGCTTCAATGTAAAGTATGGAGAAATTTTCGGCTTTCTCGGAGCCAACGGCGCGGGGAAATCAACTACGATTAGAATGCTCATAGGTATACTCGAGCCAACCTCTGGTAAAGGGGAAGTCGGTGGTTTCGATGTTAAGACACAGACTGATCTTCTAAAGAAAAATATCGGATATATGTCGCAGAAGTTTTCGCTGTATGAAGACATGACAGTCGAAGAAAATATCCATTTCTACGGTGGCGTGTATGGCTTATCGAAGGAAAAGGTGAAAGAACGGAAGAAATGGGTTCTTGAGATGGCTGGCTTGCAAGGACGTGATAAAAGCTTAACGAAAACACTTTCGGGCGGATGGAAACAACGACTGGCGCTTGGATGTGCGATTCTCCATGAACCCAAAATATTATTTCTCGACGAACCAACCAGCGGTGTTGATCCTGTATCTCGTCGGAATTTCTGGGACTTGATTAATGAGCTTTCCAGTCAGGGCGTTACAATTCTTGTAACAACTCATTATCTCGATGAAGCTGAGTATTGTAATAACATTATTCTGATCAATGCCGGTCGGTTGATTGCTCAGGGAAGTCCGAAGGAATTAAAAACAGAACATATCACTTATCCCATCCTCGAAGTCGAAACCGACAATGTTGTTGCAGCGCTTGAGCTTTTACGAACGCAACCGTGGGTGGTAGAGATATCAGTGTTCGGTACATATCTGCACGTCGGTGTCGCTGACCTTGAGGAGGGAAAGAGTTTAATTCAATCTATCCTTGATGCGAAAGGTATTCAAGTTAAACGCATTGAGCGAATAGTTCCATCGTTGGAAGATGTATTTTTGCATCTTCTTGAACAGGATATGAAAAAGGTGGCAGCATGA